A region of Oxyura jamaicensis isolate SHBP4307 breed ruddy duck chromosome 5, BPBGC_Ojam_1.0, whole genome shotgun sequence DNA encodes the following proteins:
- the SPI1 gene encoding transcription factor PU.1 isoform X1: MLQACKMEGFPLIPPPSEDMVPYESDLYRQPHDYYQYLNSDGESHGDHYWEYHPHHMHSEFETFGDNHFTELQSVQPPQLQQLYRHMEIEQMHVLDSAIPTTHIGLNHQVSYLPRMCLQYSSPPQPSSDEEDIERQSPPLEVSDGETDGVDPGPGIMHGETGSKKKIRLYQFLLDLLRSGDMKDSIWWVDKEKGTFQFSSKHKEALAHRWGIQKGNRKKMTYQKMARALRNYGKTGEVKKVKKKLTYQFSGEVMGRGVTDRKHYPH; encoded by the exons ATGTTGCAAGCTTGCAAAATGGAAGGATTTCCCCTCATTCCCCCT CCCTCTGAAGATATGGTACCCTATGAGTCAGACCTCTACCGACAGCCCCATGACTATTACCAGTATCTCAACAGTGATGGAGAGAGTCATGGTG atCATTACTGGGAATATCATCCACACCACATGCACAGTGAGTTTGAGACCTTTGGAGACAACCActtcacagaactgcagagtGTAcagcctccccagctgcagcagctctacAGGCACATGGAGATTGAACAAATGCATGTCTTGGATTCTGCAATCCCAACTACACACATTGGACTCAACCACCAG GTTTCCTATTTGCCCCGGATGTGCCTACAGTACTCCTCTCCACCGCAGCCCAGTTCTGATGAGGAGGACATAGAGAGGCAGAGCCCCCCACTGGAGGTATCAGATGGGGAGACCGATGGTGTGGACCCTGGGCCTGGAATTATGCATGGTGAAACAG GCAGCAAGAAAAAGATACGCCTGTATCAGTTCCTTCTGGACCTTCTTCGCAGTGGGGACATGAAGGACAGCATCTGGTGGGTGGACAAGGAAAAAGGTACTTTCCAGTTCTCCTCCAAACACAAAGAAGCATTGGCGCACCGCTGGGGCATCCAGAAAGGCAATCGCAAGAAAATGACTTACCAGAAGATGGCACGGGCTTTGAGAAACTATGGCAAGACAGGGGAGGTCAAGAAGGTCAAGAAGAAGCTGACCTACCAGTTTAGTGGAGAGGTGATGGGAAGGGGGGTCACTGATAGGAAGCATTATCCTCATTGA
- the SPI1 gene encoding transcription factor PU.1 isoform X2 — MLQACKMEGFPLIPPPSEDMVPYESDLYRQPHDYYQYLNSDGESHGDHYWEYHPHHMHSEFETFGDNHFTELQSVQPPQLQQLYRHMEIEQMHVLDSAIPTTHIGLNHQGEIQDKKLTNLCNPGSRDGCSPAAIQCCQKVLCLRKEENKSQRQSKWLCQDKTDQICKIYKSGSRKAMLGKKKKKKKKVPFKSSFILGISSMDQKLIRKNVILVYNHYTEGMLRCFESS, encoded by the exons ATGTTGCAAGCTTGCAAAATGGAAGGATTTCCCCTCATTCCCCCT CCCTCTGAAGATATGGTACCCTATGAGTCAGACCTCTACCGACAGCCCCATGACTATTACCAGTATCTCAACAGTGATGGAGAGAGTCATGGTG atCATTACTGGGAATATCATCCACACCACATGCACAGTGAGTTTGAGACCTTTGGAGACAACCActtcacagaactgcagagtGTAcagcctccccagctgcagcagctctacAGGCACATGGAGATTGAACAAATGCATGTCTTGGATTCTGCAATCCCAACTACACACATTGGACTCAACCACCAG GGGGAAATTCAGGACAAGAAGCTGACAAACCTGTGTAACCCTGGCTCCAGAGATGGATGCAGTCCTGCAGCGATTCAGTGTTGTCAGAAGGTACTATGtctgagaaaggaagagaacaagAGCCAAAGGCAGTCAAAGTGGCTATGCCAAGACAAAACTGATCAGATCTGCAAAATCTACAAGAGTGGTTCCAGAAAGGccatgttaggaaaaaaaaaaaaaaaaaaaaaaaaagttcctttcaaaagcagttttataCTGGGGATAAGCAGCATGGATCAGAAACTCATTAGGAAGAATGTTATCTTGGTTTATAATCACTACACAGAAGGAATGTTGCGATGTTTCGAAAGCAgttaa